Proteins from one Ricinus communis isolate WT05 ecotype wild-type chromosome 9, ASM1957865v1, whole genome shotgun sequence genomic window:
- the LOC8261771 gene encoding protochlorophyllide reductase, chloroplastic, with translation MASSLVSSTFVVLKEGKSSASFKDSSLFGVSLSDHLKADHSSSAFRFKREPNQRVGAVRAQTMATASPAVNRAAPEGKKTLRKGSVIVTGASSGLGLATAKALAETGKWHIIMACRDFLKTERAAKSAGISKENYTIMHLDLASLDSVRQFVDNFKRSGRPLDVLVCNAAVYLPTAKEPTFTAEGFELSVGTNHLGHFLLSRLLLEDLQKSDYPSKRLIIVGSITGNTNTLAGNVPPKANLGDMRGLAGGLNGLNSSAMIDGGNFDGAKAYKDSKVCNMLIMQEFHRRFHEETGITFASLYPGCIATTGLFREHIPLFRTLFPPFQKYITKGYVSEDEAGKRLAQVVSDPSLTKSGVYWSWNKDSASFENQLSQEASDADKARKVWEISEKLVGLA, from the exons ATGGCTTCTTCTTTGGTTTCCTCTACTTTTGTTGTCCTTAAAGAG GGAAAATCTAGTGCATCTTTTAAGGACTCAAGTTTATTTGGAGTTTCACTCTCAGACCATCTCAAAGCTGACCATAGCTCTTCCGCATTTAGATTCAAG AGAGAACCCAACCAAAGAGTTGGGGCAGTGAGAGCTCAGACAATGGCAACAGCAAGTCCAGCAGTAAACAGGGCAGCCCCAGAAGGCAAGAAAACTTTAAGAAAGGGAAGTGTCATAGTGACTGGTGCCTCTTCTGGTTTGGGTCTAGCCACAGCTAAGGCATTAGCTGAAACTGGAAAATGGCACATAATTATGGCCTGCAGGGACTTCCTTAAGACAGAAAGAGCTGCTAAATCAGCTGGCATCTCTAAGGAAAACTACACCATCATGCACTTAGACCTTGCTTCCCTTGACAGTGTACGCCAATTCGTTGATAACTTCAAGCGATCAGGAAGGCCTCTTGATGTGCTTGTTTGCAATGCTGCTGTTTACCTGCCAACTGCTAAAGAACCTACTTTTACTGCTGAAGGATTTGAACTTAGTGTTGGTACTAACCATCTTGGTCACTTCCTCCTTTCTCGGTTATTGCTTGAGGATCTCCAGAAATCTGATTACCCATCAAAGAGACTCATAATTGTTGGATCAATTACTG GGAACACAAACACCTTGGCTGGGAATGTACCTCCTAAGGCCAATCTTGGAGACATGAGGGGACTTGCAGGAGGCTTGAACGGGCTAAACAGCTCAGCAATGATTGATGGTGGCAACTTTGATGGTGCCAAAGCCTACAAGGACAGCAAAGTCTGCAACATGCTTATTATGCAAGAGTTTCACAGGCGTTTCCACGAAGAAACTGGCATAACATTCGCTTCCCTTTATCCTGGCTGCATTGCCACAACTGGCTTGTTCAGGGAGCACATTCCTTTGTTCAGGACTCTATTCCCTCCTTTCCAAAAGTACATTACCAAGGGCTATGTTTCTGAAGATGAAGCTGGAAAAAGACTTGCTCAG GTTGTCAGCGATCCGAGCTTGACAAAATCAGGTGTATACTGGAGCTGGAATAAGGACTCAGCTTCATTTGAGAACCAGTTGTCTCAAGAAGCTAGTGATGCAGATAAGGCTCGTAAAGTATGGGAGATTAGTGAGAAACTTGTTGGTCTGGCTTGA